The following are encoded together in the Robertmurraya sp. FSL R5-0851 genome:
- the rnpA gene encoding ribonuclease P protein component, with protein sequence MKKEFRIKKNKEFQEVYKKGNSVANRQFVVYLRSAPEQTHFRVGLSVSKKIGNAVTRNQVKRYIRQALLELQEHMKNDYDLIIIARKPASDMSFHEVKGSLTHVLKLAKVLNARVERRK encoded by the coding sequence ATGAAAAAGGAATTTCGTATTAAAAAGAATAAAGAATTTCAAGAAGTATATAAAAAGGGGAATTCTGTAGCCAATCGTCAATTTGTTGTTTATTTACGAAGTGCTCCAGAACAAACCCATTTTCGTGTTGGTTTGTCTGTAAGCAAGAAGATTGGAAATGCTGTAACACGTAATCAAGTAAAAAGATATATTAGACAAGCCCTGCTAGAATTACAAGAACATATGAAAAATGACTATGATTTAATTATTATTGCGAGAAAACCAGCTTCTGATATGTCATTTCATGAAGTAAAAGGAAGTTTAACTCATGTTTTAAAACTTGCAAAGGTTTTAAATGCTAGAGTAGAAAGAAGGAAATAA